The window CTCCTTTGCTAAACAATACCAGCTCCTCCTCTACTCTGATGTCATCTCCGATCACTGAAACCCAAGTTTCGGTGATTTTCTCCAAGTTCCCATTTGATATGTCAGCAACAGTGAAGGCTCGTAGAGTGCCTGATGCAACGCCTTGTTCATTGCTGCTAATTGTTTTAACCCTTGGAACAATGGCTCCATTGAGGTACACGATGTTGTCATCCTCAACCACTATCATTTTCCGAAGACCATTTCCAGAGGTGAGCTGTTTATGCATGTGACCAAACGCTACCAGCTTGATTGACAATTTGGTGGTCTCTTTTAGTTGGGATATTGCATGTGCCAAATCTATTTTTTGTCATCACAGACTAATTCAGCGTGGAAATATCATACGTGTAGGGAATATGACAACGGGGAGTTAAGAATGCAAGAAACAAACATAAAACCTAACTAGTAGAGAATCAGAATTACCAGGGTCACCGAAATCACCACCTCCAGGTATCCAATCTTTTCCGCATATATCATCCATATTGGAACCTAAGCCTGCGTGAATTACCTGTGAATTTAATATAAAGCAACTCTTTGACATCATGTGAAAAAACAGATTTTGCCCATAAATTTACTACACCTGTTGGCCCATTATGAGCAAGAAATATAACTGAATGATCAGCAGGAGTTCCTACAGCAGCTTGATAAATCCGCTCCGCACTTCCATCCATATCATGTATGCCATATCTAGGGATACAAT is drawn from Salvia hispanica cultivar TCC Black 2014 chromosome 6, UniMelb_Shisp_WGS_1.0, whole genome shotgun sequence and contains these coding sequences:
- the LOC125194182 gene encoding uncharacterized protein LOC125194182 isoform X4 encodes the protein MRMLNLLKVFQMLILQKQSFWVTMMPGTPRSSLQGCLDEMLAILRWEKDAVQLQLECLGDEHVGYRRMDFSNLKLSVVGGRPFSCGGPQVFRKKLLTARYGIHDMDGSAERIYQAAVGTPADHSVIFLAHNGPTGLGSNMDDICGKDWIPGGGDFGDPDLAHAISQLKETTKLSIKLVAFGHMHKQLTSGNGLRKMIVVEDDNIVYLNGAIVPRVKTISSNEQGVASGTLRAFTVADISNGNLEKITETWVSVIGDDIRVEEELVLFSKGARL